One segment of Syntrophorhabdales bacterium DNA contains the following:
- the def gene encoding peptide deformylase: MAIHPIRKYPDPVLRKVADKVTDVSGELCRLSEDMIETMRAARGVGLAANQVGLAVRIITLDMGLEKESEPLVLINPEIIELASEETAEEGCLSLPGFYETVKRAKKVLVKAVGVDGKEFTMECEGLLARACQHEIDHLNGILFVDHLSPIKRQLFRKEYMKE; the protein is encoded by the coding sequence ATGGCAATCCATCCCATCCGAAAGTATCCCGATCCGGTGCTCAGGAAAGTTGCTGACAAGGTGACCGATGTCTCTGGTGAACTCTGCAGGCTCTCAGAAGACATGATCGAAACCATGCGTGCGGCTCGGGGCGTGGGTCTGGCAGCTAACCAGGTAGGTCTTGCTGTGAGGATCATAACCCTCGACATGGGATTGGAAAAGGAATCGGAGCCGCTCGTCCTCATTAATCCTGAGATTATTGAACTCGCTTCAGAAGAGACCGCCGAGGAAGGCTGCCTGAGTCTGCCCGGATTTTACGAGACAGTGAAAAGGGCAAAGAAGGTACTGGTGAAGGCTGTCGGTGTGGACGGCAAAGAATTCACAATGGAGTGCGAAGGGTTGTTGGCCAGGGCTTGTCAGCATGAGATTGACCACCTGAACGGGATTCTCTTCGTAGACCATTTGAGCCCCATCAAGAGACAACTATTCCGAAAGGAATATATGAAGGAGTAG
- a CDS encoding LysM peptidoglycan-binding domain-containing protein → MRKALLGLVCMLAVFGMATALAPNGSSAIASVPVAVPMLEDRQSLANDRNDLSITLPAGKGRAVGDPSDSSSVEIEEEESPLLVGPGSLENFDIPVVFNEAVQYFIHFFTVEKRKVFTNWLRRSERYVPMIRDILRQHNLPEDLVYLAMIESGFNTRAYSPMKACGPWQFIYETGERYGLRVNHWVDERRDPEKSTIAAARYLRSLFNQFGDWYLAAAGYNAGEKRIERAILRHETTDFWELSKYNTLPKETREYIPQLIAAAIIAKNPEKYGFTNIAYESPIEFIRVQVPGGVRLETVARAASVEMAVIKSLNPELLTGITPPDAQSYAMKLPTGIEAQEFRENMVQALQNERKVKGFTTHIVKKKDSLPKIMKRYGVSYAELTLVNYCDGGLKTKQGSAIYIPSFYKQVANKSEEDVRTAGAPKTEVSAKHLEARNETPAVPKTAPKAEKKKEVKAFHIVKKGERLTDISEKYGVDVATLKEINRLKKDQIYPNMRIELVSKKMTQPRPAAKYHTVKKGENLSDISEKYGVNMVTLKKVNKLRNDRIMAGMKLRLPDKKG, encoded by the coding sequence ATGAGAAAAGCGCTGCTCGGACTCGTGTGCATGCTGGCTGTTTTCGGAATGGCAACTGCCCTCGCTCCAAATGGGTCTAGCGCAATAGCGTCCGTACCGGTGGCCGTGCCGATGTTAGAAGATCGGCAGTCTCTGGCAAACGACCGGAACGATCTGAGTATAACGCTGCCTGCCGGGAAGGGGAGGGCGGTCGGTGATCCGAGTGATTCCTCCTCCGTTGAGATAGAGGAAGAAGAGTCGCCTCTTCTTGTTGGCCCTGGTTCCCTTGAGAACTTTGATATCCCCGTAGTTTTCAACGAGGCTGTTCAATACTTCATCCATTTTTTCACCGTCGAAAAGAGAAAAGTCTTTACGAACTGGCTGCGCCGCTCGGAGCGGTACGTGCCGATGATCAGGGACATATTGAGGCAGCACAATCTGCCTGAGGACCTTGTCTACCTGGCGATGATTGAGAGCGGCTTCAATACGAGGGCTTATTCGCCGATGAAGGCGTGCGGCCCATGGCAATTCATCTACGAGACCGGGGAGCGATACGGCCTCAGAGTGAATCACTGGGTTGATGAGAGAAGAGACCCGGAAAAATCAACCATAGCAGCGGCACGGTACCTTCGAAGCCTGTTCAATCAGTTTGGTGACTGGTACCTGGCAGCGGCCGGGTACAATGCTGGAGAAAAACGGATTGAAAGGGCGATACTACGCCATGAGACAACCGATTTCTGGGAGCTGAGCAAATACAATACGCTGCCGAAAGAGACGCGGGAATATATTCCTCAACTGATAGCTGCGGCCATTATTGCGAAGAATCCCGAAAAGTATGGATTCACCAACATCGCGTATGAGAGCCCTATCGAGTTTATTCGGGTACAGGTCCCGGGGGGTGTGCGGCTCGAGACTGTAGCGCGCGCCGCGTCTGTTGAGATGGCCGTAATCAAGTCGCTCAACCCGGAACTGCTGACAGGCATAACACCGCCCGATGCACAGTCTTATGCTATGAAACTTCCAACTGGGATTGAAGCACAGGAGTTCCGGGAGAATATGGTTCAGGCGCTGCAGAACGAACGTAAGGTAAAGGGTTTCACGACGCATATCGTGAAGAAGAAAGATTCTCTACCGAAGATCATGAAACGCTACGGCGTCTCCTATGCCGAGCTCACACTGGTCAATTACTGCGATGGAGGCCTGAAAACAAAGCAGGGAAGCGCGATCTACATTCCATCATTCTATAAGCAGGTTGCGAACAAAAGCGAAGAGGACGTCAGGACGGCAGGTGCACCGAAAACGGAAGTGTCGGCGAAGCATTTGGAAGCCCGCAATGAGACACCTGCAGTACCCAAGACGGCTCCCAAGGCTGAGAAGAAGAAAGAAGTAAAGGCGTTTCACATTGTCAAGAAAGGTGAGCGGCTGACAGATATCTCCGAGAAATATGGTGTTGATGTCGCCACACTGAAAGAGATCAACAGGCTCAAGAAGGACCAGATTTACCCGAACATGCGGATCGAGCTGGTCAGCAAGAAAATGACTCAGCCCAGACCGGCCGCAAAGTATCACACGGTGAAAAAAGGAGAGAACCTTTCAGACATCTCTGAGAAGTATGGCGTGAACATGGTAACGCTGAAGAAGGTAAATAAGCTCAGAAATGATCGCATTATGGCTGGCATGAAGTTGCGCCTGCCCGATAAGAAAGGCTAG
- the fmt gene encoding methionyl-tRNA formyltransferase, with protein MRVLFFGSSRFSVPPLQSIHSLVSFVVTKRAKPKGRGYVVGDSDVAQFARSLELPLFELDSFKDPVAHDIAALRPDLLVVVSFGLIIPKWFLDAPAIGSINVHPSLLPKYRGPAPIQWAVRNGESETGISIIRMSERMDAGDILYQERFCIEESEDAERLSERLSQRTAVLLPGFLGEIEQGGLPEGRAQKEEDATYTPMISREMGLINWAAGASEIVRQVRALVGWPTAYTYIDGKLLKVFAADFGHRTEEAEPGRVLEVLPGGLLIATPGGSVLLRDVQMENRKRMNGAEFARGYRGILGKKLGL; from the coding sequence ATGAGGGTACTTTTCTTCGGTTCCTCACGTTTTTCGGTTCCTCCTCTTCAATCGATTCATTCCCTGGTCTCTTTTGTTGTTACGAAAAGAGCAAAGCCAAAAGGGCGGGGTTATGTGGTGGGTGACAGTGATGTGGCTCAGTTTGCACGTAGCCTTGAATTGCCTCTTTTTGAGCTTGATTCTTTCAAAGATCCGGTTGCCCATGACATAGCGGCGCTCAGACCGGATTTGCTCGTGGTAGTCAGCTTTGGGCTTATCATACCTAAATGGTTTCTCGATGCGCCGGCGATCGGCTCCATCAATGTTCATCCTTCGCTTCTGCCGAAATATCGTGGACCTGCGCCCATTCAGTGGGCTGTCCGAAACGGAGAGTCAGAGACGGGCATCAGCATCATCAGAATGAGCGAAAGGATGGATGCAGGTGACATCCTGTATCAGGAGCGGTTTTGTATTGAGGAGAGCGAAGATGCTGAAAGGCTGTCAGAGAGGCTTTCCCAAAGAACAGCAGTGCTGCTACCAGGATTTTTAGGAGAGATCGAACAGGGCGGACTGCCGGAAGGCAGGGCTCAAAAAGAGGAGGATGCTACCTACACTCCCATGATCAGCAGGGAGATGGGGCTGATCAATTGGGCTGCAGGTGCAAGTGAGATCGTAAGGCAGGTCAGGGCGCTGGTAGGCTGGCCCACAGCTTACACGTATATCGACGGCAAGCTGTTGAAGGTGTTTGCAGCCGACTTTGGGCACCGAACTGAAGAGGCGGAGCCGGGCAGGGTGCTCGAAGTATTGCCTGGAGGGTTGCTGATAGCCACGCCGGGCGGTTCTGTCCTGTTAAGGGACGTACAAATGGAGAATCGCAAGAGAATGAATGGCGCGGAATTCGCCAGAGGCTATAGGGGCATACTCGGTAAAAAGCTAGGCTTATGA
- a CDS encoding diguanylate cyclase has protein sequence MKSVVLLTADLVLRNKLERLLADSFRVVLFSNIQSSLDYVYSSMPDLIVIESAGVNDPWTWGILSDLKNDPIFGQIPVMVVAEDTMVSPNRHGMIADDYVRKSNLEAELRARVELCLQRSARFVEINPLTRLPGNIAILKQIQSRLDSGEVFAVAWADLDDFKPFNDKYGFSRGDEVLKMVGRLILNTVKEEQPANSFIGHIGGDDFVFIVNYEQVGVISEKIIRNFDGIISIFYDEEEREKGFIEAVDRTGNSLSFPIMSISIGVAHNKFVPFTLSVEITEIASEMKRYSKQTEGSCYRLDKRLTRRT, from the coding sequence TTGAAATCGGTCGTGCTGCTCACTGCGGATCTGGTCCTGCGAAACAAGCTGGAGCGTCTTCTGGCCGATTCCTTTCGTGTGGTTCTCTTCAGTAATATTCAATCCTCCCTCGACTATGTATACAGCTCTATGCCCGACCTTATTGTCATCGAGTCGGCAGGCGTCAATGATCCCTGGACATGGGGGATCCTGAGCGACTTAAAAAACGATCCGATTTTTGGCCAGATTCCGGTCATGGTCGTCGCTGAAGATACCATGGTTTCACCCAACCGGCACGGCATGATCGCGGATGATTACGTGAGAAAGTCGAACCTGGAGGCTGAATTGAGGGCCCGCGTCGAGTTATGCCTGCAGCGGTCAGCCCGTTTTGTGGAGATCAACCCATTGACAAGACTCCCCGGCAATATCGCCATCCTCAAGCAGATACAGAGCAGGCTTGATTCAGGCGAAGTCTTTGCGGTGGCCTGGGCTGACCTCGATGACTTCAAACCATTCAACGATAAGTACGGGTTCTCTCGCGGCGACGAGGTGCTCAAAATGGTAGGAAGGCTGATTCTCAACACAGTCAAGGAGGAGCAGCCGGCCAACAGCTTCATCGGCCACATCGGAGGAGACGACTTCGTATTCATCGTCAATTACGAGCAGGTTGGCGTTATATCAGAGAAGATCATACGAAATTTCGACGGCATCATCTCGATATTCTACGATGAGGAGGAAAGGGAGAAGGGTTTCATAGAGGCAGTTGACAGGACCGGAAACAGCCTCTCTTTCCCCATAATGTCCATCTCTATCGGCGTGGCGCACAACAAATTTGTACCATTCACCCTCTCAGTTGAGATAACGGAAATAGCTTCGGAGATGAAGCGCTATTCCAAGCAGACGGAGGGTAGTTGTTATAGACTGGACAAACGCCTGACCCGCAGAACATAA
- a CDS encoding CapA family protein — translation MATLLSRCALCMTPALIFLLITVSVDPAVQQKRFLTIAAVGDVMMGTTFPAEKLPPHDGQHLFREVRKSLRGADVVFGNLEGPLIDGGITDKCAGREESAVCYTFRTPTRYVAHLAEAGFNVVSTANNHILDFGLEGERSTRATLRGAFVQPAGGKDVARIRVAGKRVALVGFSFSKNGSSFPSVLDINGMRRVVKKLKAENDILIVSFHAGPEGTDALHIGDGAEFHEGERRGETKRFAHEAVDAGADLLIGHGPHVVRGFELYKNKLIAYSLGNFATYRGINTQGLSGISLILHAELDLETGNLVWGRVVPVRLRNGGIPFKDQKQAALHLIRTLSSEDFSEQNLRFDNTGAFYASPLLQNIRAYFSPSGY, via the coding sequence ATGACTCCCGCGCTGATATTCCTGCTGATCACAGTATCTGTCGACCCTGCAGTCCAACAGAAAAGATTTCTCACGATCGCGGCGGTCGGTGATGTCATGATGGGGACGACCTTTCCTGCAGAGAAACTCCCTCCCCACGACGGGCAGCATCTTTTTCGAGAGGTACGGAAGAGCCTGAGGGGCGCAGACGTAGTGTTCGGCAACCTGGAGGGTCCCCTTATTGACGGAGGCATCACAGACAAATGTGCCGGCCGGGAAGAATCGGCAGTGTGCTACACGTTCAGGACGCCGACCAGATACGTTGCGCACCTGGCGGAGGCAGGCTTCAACGTGGTGAGCACCGCGAACAACCATATCCTGGACTTTGGGCTTGAAGGGGAGAGAAGTACCCGGGCAACCCTGCGGGGCGCATTTGTGCAGCCGGCAGGTGGTAAGGACGTTGCAAGGATTCGCGTCGCCGGGAAAAGAGTGGCTCTGGTGGGGTTTTCCTTTTCGAAGAACGGCTCATCTTTCCCGTCAGTCCTGGACATCAACGGCATGAGGCGCGTAGTGAAAAAACTGAAAGCCGAAAACGATATTCTTATCGTCTCGTTTCATGCAGGCCCCGAAGGAACAGATGCGCTTCACATAGGCGATGGCGCCGAATTCCATGAGGGGGAAAGAAGAGGCGAGACAAAACGATTTGCTCATGAGGCGGTGGATGCCGGAGCAGACCTGCTCATAGGGCACGGTCCGCACGTCGTACGGGGCTTCGAACTCTACAAGAACAAACTGATCGCGTACAGTCTCGGGAATTTCGCTACGTACAGAGGCATCAACACGCAGGGTCTCAGTGGGATCAGCCTGATACTCCACGCCGAACTGGACCTGGAGACAGGGAATCTTGTATGGGGAAGAGTAGTCCCGGTGAGGCTCCGTAATGGCGGCATTCCCTTCAAGGACCAAAAGCAGGCAGCGCTGCACCTTATCCGAACGCTTTCCTCAGAGGATTTCAGCGAGCAGAACCTGCGGTTTGACAATACGGGGGCTTTTTATGCCTCGCCTCTCCTCCAGAATATCCGCGCGTATTTCTCACCTTCGGGGTATTGA
- a CDS encoding GNAT family N-acetyltransferase, protein MSNFLDKLTIRIMRDDDLDAIVDIDTKVLGEPRRDYWVTKIIKQADSRPHDASLVAEVDGKVTGFILGEVSGWEFKVPNNIGWIDTIGIDPDYQNRGIAKELANALVTNLRAHSVDTIYTLVNWNDWDLLQFFHAMGFTRGDMINLVLKV, encoded by the coding sequence ATGAGCAACTTCCTTGACAAACTCACCATCAGGATTATGAGGGACGACGACCTTGACGCAATCGTTGACATAGACACCAAGGTGCTCGGGGAACCACGACGAGATTACTGGGTGACGAAGATCATCAAGCAAGCTGATTCGCGCCCCCACGACGCATCTCTTGTAGCCGAGGTAGACGGGAAAGTGACGGGTTTCATTCTCGGCGAGGTCAGCGGGTGGGAATTCAAAGTCCCGAACAACATTGGCTGGATAGACACAATCGGTATAGATCCGGATTACCAGAATCGAGGCATAGCCAAAGAGCTGGCCAATGCGTTAGTAACCAATCTCAGGGCTCACAGTGTTGATACCATTTATACGCTTGTTAACTGGAACGATTGGGATCTTCTTCAGTTTTTCCATGCGATGGGATTTACACGCGGGGATATGATTAATCTTGTCCTGAAAGTCTAG
- a CDS encoding BCAM0308 family protein, producing MARQDRLLQEDVHDPYFVKQRYRDPSVCQRCGVLFRNGAFEWVKKLPPQAAKMVCPACRRIEDKFEGGVVTLAGDFLLQHKSDIMNIIANTQKAEQTSRPLERIISLIDTGTKIEIRTTYEHIARRIGEAVNKAYKGELSVQYPEGEKYARIFWRRGEA from the coding sequence ATGGCAAGACAAGATAGGCTGTTGCAGGAAGATGTACATGATCCCTATTTCGTCAAACAGAGATACCGTGATCCTTCAGTGTGCCAACGGTGCGGTGTTCTCTTCAGGAATGGCGCATTTGAATGGGTCAAGAAATTGCCCCCGCAAGCAGCCAAGATGGTCTGTCCAGCATGCCGCAGAATAGAAGACAAGTTCGAAGGCGGCGTCGTAACCCTCGCAGGCGATTTTCTTTTGCAGCACAAGAGCGATATCATGAACATTATCGCGAACACCCAAAAGGCGGAGCAAACGTCCCGTCCCCTTGAGAGGATCATCTCCTTGATAGACACCGGCACGAAGATAGAGATCCGCACGACCTATGAGCATATTGCCCGCAGGATAGGCGAAGCGGTCAACAAGGCATACAAGGGCGAACTTTCGGTTCAATACCCCGAAGGTGAGAAATACGCGCGGATATTCTGGAGGAGAGGCGAGGCATAA
- a CDS encoding HDOD domain-containing protein has protein sequence MLTARDVRSQIEQMGALPTIPTVLRKLLEMCENPRVSLAEIATVVSQDPVLAAKILKVVNSPIYGFPGRISSLTQALLLLGLNVARGLLLGVSVLEIMRKSIVGLWEHSVGCAIVCGIIGKKKGLKDPEEVSVAGLLHDIGKVFLSLQFPDVYKQSMDEAGTRCMFITEAEREFFGATHGEVAAWIGKKWNFPRSLVEEIAYHHRPTLAKHYGLQTAIVHFSDILVRGRGFGFAGDGLVPNVNETAWRLLDLSDADIREILIATEDVLSQTEDLLVPGRAA, from the coding sequence GTGCTGACTGCACGTGACGTGAGATCGCAAATTGAACAAATGGGTGCGCTTCCCACCATCCCGACGGTTCTGAGGAAGTTGCTGGAAATGTGTGAAAATCCGAGAGTTTCACTGGCTGAAATAGCAACGGTTGTCTCTCAGGACCCTGTACTTGCCGCAAAAATTCTGAAAGTCGTGAATTCACCGATTTACGGATTTCCAGGGCGCATATCGTCGCTGACCCAGGCTTTGCTCCTTCTCGGTTTGAATGTCGCCAGGGGCTTGCTCCTCGGGGTTTCTGTATTGGAGATTATGCGCAAATCGATTGTCGGTCTCTGGGAGCACTCCGTTGGCTGTGCGATAGTGTGCGGAATCATCGGTAAGAAAAAAGGACTGAAGGACCCGGAGGAGGTCTCGGTGGCCGGATTGCTCCACGATATCGGCAAGGTCTTCCTTAGCCTCCAGTTCCCGGACGTGTACAAGCAGTCTATGGACGAAGCCGGCACGAGGTGTATGTTTATCACTGAAGCGGAGAGGGAATTTTTCGGCGCGACGCATGGTGAGGTCGCTGCCTGGATAGGAAAGAAGTGGAATTTTCCGCGCAGCCTGGTCGAGGAGATCGCGTATCATCATCGGCCCACTCTTGCGAAGCATTACGGCCTCCAGACGGCGATCGTGCATTTCTCCGATATACTTGTCAGGGGAAGGGGTTTCGGCTTTGCGGGTGACGGACTGGTGCCGAACGTCAACGAGACCGCCTGGCGGTTGCTGGATCTTTCCGACGCGGATATACGAGAGATATTGATCGCTACGGAGGACGTGCTGTCACAAACGGAAGATCTCCTGGTGCCGGGAAGGGCAGCTTGA
- a CDS encoding HDOD domain-containing protein, with the protein MDVFVARQPIFDAHQAVYGYELLYRSGSANAYEGTDGSQASLSVIRNAFLMAGPEVLTGRKKAFINFTKDLLVSGVALSLPNDRTVVEILEDVEPDEPSLKACRDLKEAGFTLALDDYTLANTTQDAFLQIADIVKVDFKLTPEQDRGKVIQRLSQYSKQFLAEKVETRQDFKDAVTKGYALFQGYFFSKPVMVSGKDIPTIKLNYMEMVREVNRRELDFFQLEKVIKQDPSLCYTLLNYINSAYFGLREHITSIRHAMVLLGESEVRKWASLVLFTFIGKDKPSEVIVTSLIRAKMCEALTPHVGLKGAESELFFVGMFSLLDVLIGRPLSEIVKSMHLSAEVKNALLGIKNKYRDIFELVINYQSGNWEKFLKSINKLSLNQTIVPKLYLESVEWADQIASLKEDSGN; encoded by the coding sequence ATGGACGTTTTTGTAGCACGACAGCCGATCTTCGACGCGCACCAGGCGGTGTACGGGTATGAGCTGCTCTACCGTTCGGGTTCCGCTAATGCGTATGAAGGAACTGACGGAAGCCAGGCTTCGCTCAGTGTAATACGTAACGCCTTTCTCATGGCAGGGCCCGAAGTACTTACCGGTCGAAAAAAAGCCTTTATAAACTTCACCAAAGATCTGCTCGTGAGCGGCGTGGCTCTTAGTCTTCCCAACGATCGAACCGTCGTCGAAATACTGGAAGATGTGGAGCCGGACGAGCCCTCTCTTAAGGCGTGTCGTGATTTGAAGGAAGCAGGTTTCACCCTGGCACTCGACGACTACACGCTCGCCAACACCACTCAGGACGCTTTTCTTCAGATTGCCGATATTGTCAAGGTCGACTTCAAACTTACGCCTGAACAAGATCGCGGAAAGGTTATCCAGCGCCTGTCACAGTACTCAAAACAGTTTCTGGCTGAGAAGGTAGAAACCAGGCAGGACTTCAAGGACGCAGTCACGAAAGGTTACGCCTTATTTCAGGGATACTTCTTCAGCAAACCGGTAATGGTTTCAGGGAAGGACATCCCCACTATCAAGCTCAATTACATGGAGATGGTACGGGAAGTAAACCGCCGGGAACTCGACTTCTTTCAGCTGGAAAAGGTGATCAAGCAGGATCCTTCCCTGTGTTACACGCTGCTTAACTACATCAACTCCGCATATTTCGGACTCCGCGAGCATATCACCTCTATCAGGCACGCTATGGTCTTACTGGGCGAAAGTGAAGTGAGAAAATGGGCTTCCCTCGTCCTCTTCACATTCATCGGGAAGGACAAACCATCTGAAGTCATCGTCACTTCCCTCATCAGGGCCAAAATGTGCGAGGCACTCACCCCTCACGTTGGCCTTAAGGGGGCCGAGTCAGAACTCTTTTTCGTGGGCATGTTTTCCCTGCTGGACGTTCTTATCGGTAGGCCCTTGTCTGAGATAGTCAAGTCGATGCACCTATCTGCCGAGGTGAAGAATGCCCTCCTCGGCATCAAGAACAAATACAGGGATATTTTTGAACTGGTTATAAATTATCAGAGCGGGAATTGGGAGAAGTTCTTGAAGTCTATCAATAAGCTCTCGCTAAACCAGACAATAGTACCAAAGCTCTACCTGGAATCGGTCGAATGGGCTGACCAGATTGCGAGCCTCAAAGAGGATTCCGGGAACTGA